One genomic window of Halomicrobium sp. LC1Hm includes the following:
- a CDS encoding halocyanin: MRGLEIALATASGGGSGGSRMLLLTTAIGLGVTAGILLLSYRFGWHDRPDTSFESHGDERTDTQRAAGVMYESSVAESETESVDHDAFDPVGTATLLALYFAVVSLTWLFMYFVEFLDNGPTVIG; this comes from the coding sequence ATGAGGGGTCTCGAAATAGCACTGGCCACAGCGTCGGGTGGTGGTTCCGGCGGGAGTCGCATGTTACTGCTGACGACCGCGATCGGCCTCGGAGTCACCGCCGGTATCCTGCTACTCAGCTATCGATTCGGGTGGCACGATCGGCCCGACACGTCGTTCGAGTCGCACGGCGACGAGCGAACGGACACACAGCGAGCAGCCGGGGTGATGTACGAGTCGTCGGTGGCCGAATCCGAGACGGAGTCGGTCGACCACGACGCGTTCGACCCCGTCGGGACGGCGACGTTGCTGGCGCTCTACTTCGCCGTCGTCTCCCTGACCTGGCTGTTCATGTACTTCGTCGAGTTCCTCGACAACGGACCAACGGTGATCGGGTGA
- a CDS encoding cytochrome C oxidase subunit II: MHVHRFERIWLVGSLLLIALFVATVTYGAVGAGYGMVDAEGGQVDGTNPTASENFREPGVYNGSEDGHYDVYVRTQRFLFVPGTNEPIRVPANSTVTFHVTSSDVLHGFEVVGTNINTMTVPGQKATVTAEFDEPAEYGIVCNEYCGSGHHTMEGSLQVVPPSEFNETSEVQ; this comes from the coding sequence ATGCACGTCCACAGATTCGAACGCATCTGGCTGGTGGGATCGCTGCTGTTGATCGCTCTGTTCGTCGCGACGGTGACCTACGGGGCCGTCGGCGCTGGCTACGGGATGGTCGACGCCGAGGGTGGACAGGTCGACGGGACCAACCCTACTGCGAGCGAGAACTTCCGCGAACCCGGCGTCTACAACGGGAGCGAAGACGGTCACTACGACGTCTACGTGCGGACACAGCGGTTCCTGTTCGTCCCCGGAACGAACGAACCCATCCGCGTACCGGCCAACAGTACCGTGACCTTCCACGTGACCAGCAGCGACGTCCTCCACGGCTTCGAGGTCGTCGGCACGAACATCAACACGATGACCGTTCCGGGACAGAAGGCGACGGTCACGGCCGAGTTCGACGAGCCGGCCGAGTACGGTATCGTCTGTAACGAGTACTGTGGTAGCGGCCACCACACGATGGAGGGATCACTGCAAGTGGTCCCACCCTCGGAGTTCAACGAGACGAGTGAGGTGCAGTAA
- a CDS encoding b(o/a)3-type cytochrome-c oxidase subunit 1, translating into MAHAHDDPTSENRAQSELTAGNRVAFVDQYPTAARVTRLCFGVSFTALLIGAVLGIVQALHRTNVFRGVISSVDYYTVLTGHGVLLALFFTIFFLSGVFSWGVARSLGRDLLSRRFSLFWFGLQLAGATAVALAIFGGFVGEIPFEADVLYTFYAPLQAHPLFYAGLAAWLVGTWLAGADWIRLYLHWRRDNGGERIPLQTFMVLTTTLMWYIATIGVAVEVLVFLLPLSLGLIDSVDPLLTRTLFWYFGHPVVYFWLMPAYFAWYTILPKLAGGRLFSDPLARVVFVLFLILSTPVGFHHQYADPGIAEGFKFVAMTNTMFLLLPSFLTAFTAVASIEYGARQRGGKGYLRWMTALPWSNPAFAGCALAGLMFAAGGFSGIVNAGMNINSLIHNTLWVPGHFHLTVGTASALTMMAISYWLYPQVTGKRLQFYGLAQIQPYVWFIGMALMSNAMHRAGLAGVPRRTAEPQYQQFSFDAVFGSVPEMRLQIAAGALLLTIGALLFVTVMVGTWLAERGRGRLRVDSHLPEPISGVSDSPRVLDNMKLWVVVAVVLVAIAYGFPIYSMLADGAFNPAVPPVPV; encoded by the coding sequence ATGGCACACGCACACGACGACCCGACCAGCGAGAACCGAGCACAATCTGAGCTGACTGCCGGCAACCGAGTTGCCTTCGTCGACCAGTATCCCACCGCGGCACGCGTGACGCGACTGTGCTTTGGCGTCTCGTTTACCGCTCTGTTGATCGGTGCGGTGCTCGGGATCGTCCAGGCGCTGCACCGGACGAACGTCTTCCGGGGCGTGATCAGCTCGGTCGACTACTACACGGTGCTGACCGGCCACGGCGTCTTGCTCGCGCTGTTCTTTACGATCTTCTTCCTCTCTGGGGTCTTCTCCTGGGGCGTCGCCCGGAGTCTCGGCCGCGACCTCCTCTCGCGGCGCTTCTCGCTGTTCTGGTTCGGGCTCCAACTCGCCGGTGCCACCGCGGTCGCCCTGGCCATCTTCGGCGGCTTCGTCGGCGAGATTCCCTTCGAGGCAGACGTGCTCTACACCTTCTACGCACCCCTGCAGGCCCATCCGCTGTTCTACGCCGGACTGGCGGCGTGGCTCGTCGGCACGTGGCTCGCGGGTGCCGACTGGATCCGCCTGTACCTCCACTGGCGGCGTGACAACGGCGGTGAGCGGATCCCACTCCAGACGTTCATGGTGTTGACGACGACGCTGATGTGGTACATCGCCACCATCGGGGTCGCCGTCGAGGTGCTCGTGTTCCTCCTGCCGCTCTCGCTGGGGCTGATCGACAGCGTCGATCCGCTGCTCACTCGGACGCTGTTCTGGTACTTCGGCCACCCGGTCGTCTACTTCTGGCTCATGCCGGCGTACTTCGCGTGGTACACGATCCTGCCCAAGCTCGCCGGTGGCCGACTGTTCAGCGATCCGCTCGCGCGCGTCGTGTTCGTCCTCTTCTTGATCCTCTCGACGCCCGTCGGGTTCCACCACCAGTACGCGGACCCCGGGATCGCGGAAGGATTCAAGTTCGTCGCGATGACCAACACGATGTTCCTGTTGCTTCCGAGCTTCCTCACCGCGTTTACCGCCGTCGCGAGCATCGAGTACGGCGCGCGACAGCGCGGCGGGAAGGGCTACCTTCGCTGGATGACCGCCCTGCCGTGGTCGAATCCGGCCTTCGCCGGGTGTGCGCTCGCTGGCCTGATGTTCGCCGCGGGCGGGTTCTCTGGGATCGTCAACGCGGGCATGAACATCAACTCGCTGATCCACAACACGCTGTGGGTGCCGGGCCACTTCCACCTCACTGTCGGGACGGCCAGCGCGCTGACGATGATGGCGATCAGCTACTGGCTGTACCCACAGGTCACGGGCAAGCGCCTCCAGTTCTACGGCCTCGCACAGATCCAGCCCTACGTCTGGTTCATCGGGATGGCCCTGATGTCGAACGCGATGCACCGGGCGGGACTGGCCGGCGTCCCGCGCCGGACCGCCGAGCCACAGTACCAGCAGTTCTCTTTCGATGCGGTCTTCGGATCGGTCCCGGAGATGCGACTGCAGATCGCGGCCGGCGCTCTGCTGCTGACGATCGGTGCCCTGCTGTTCGTCACCGTGATGGTGGGCACCTGGCTCGCAGAGCGTGGCCGCGGACGGCTCCGCGTCGACAGTCACCTCCCCGAACCGATCTCCGGGGTCTCGGACAGCCCGCGCGTGCTGGACAACATGAAACTGTGGGTCGTCGTGGCCGTCGTGCTCGTGGCCATCGCCTACGGCTTCCCGATCTACTCGATGCTGGCAGACGGGGCCTTCAATCCGGCTGTTCCGCCGGTCCCCGTCTGA
- a CDS encoding helix-turn-helix domain-containing protein — protein sequence MREFVFTLNYAEGADAVMDVFIDAPEMHATTLICPMTDSEFWRLDRLSGGSESVERAAGLLTSDEYGGFSISDRRCGGDRHSEVLATSAGHATVYTHVVDASSCDSVSLVANRYLPGAVLIEVTRRGSEERWRVLMQTDERVGLLYDTISGKLREEITFRFEHLETVTTPPTDPLASLSLRPEQRRVLELAAEMGYYETPRETTLEAVASRLDEPRSTVSYRLRRAEAELVDAFLSST from the coding sequence ATGCGGGAGTTCGTCTTCACGCTGAACTACGCGGAGGGGGCCGACGCCGTGATGGACGTGTTCATCGACGCTCCCGAGATGCACGCGACGACGCTGATCTGTCCGATGACCGACAGCGAGTTCTGGCGGCTCGATCGTCTCAGCGGCGGCTCGGAGTCCGTCGAACGAGCGGCCGGGCTGCTCACGAGCGACGAGTACGGCGGGTTCTCGATCAGCGACAGGCGCTGTGGCGGCGATCGCCACAGCGAGGTGCTCGCGACCTCTGCCGGCCACGCGACGGTGTACACACACGTCGTCGACGCGAGCAGCTGTGACTCCGTCTCGCTGGTCGCGAACCGCTATCTGCCGGGTGCGGTCCTCATCGAAGTCACGCGCCGAGGGTCGGAGGAGCGCTGGCGCGTCCTGATGCAGACCGACGAGCGGGTCGGACTGCTCTACGACACGATCAGCGGGAAGCTCAGAGAGGAGATTACCTTCCGGTTCGAACACCTCGAAACGGTCACGACGCCCCCGACGGACCCGCTGGCTTCGCTGTCGCTGCGCCCCGAACAGCGCCGTGTGCTCGAACTCGCAGCGGAGATGGGGTACTACGAGACGCCGCGGGAAACGACGCTGGAAGCGGTCGCGTCGCGCCTCGACGAGCCCCGCTCGACCGTCTCGTACCGACTCAGGCGAGCCGAGGCGGAACTGGTCGACGCCTTCCTCTCGTCGACGTGA
- a CDS encoding helix-turn-helix domain-containing protein — protein sequence MSEGPADEDIFALLDDEYAREILTQTSVEPMSAKALSDRCDASLPTIYRRTERLVECDLLVEQTKVRQNGHHYSVFEACLDRLTVELDEGELSVTIDAGEPEDPADRFTNLWEGI from the coding sequence GTGAGTGAGGGTCCCGCCGACGAGGATATCTTCGCACTCCTCGACGACGAGTACGCACGGGAGATCCTTACTCAGACGAGTGTCGAACCGATGTCAGCTAAAGCGTTGAGCGACCGATGTGACGCGTCCTTGCCGACGATCTACCGGCGGACCGAACGGCTCGTCGAGTGTGACCTGCTCGTCGAACAGACGAAAGTGCGACAGAACGGCCACCACTACAGTGTCTTCGAGGCGTGTCTCGATCGACTCACCGTCGAGCTCGACGAGGGAGAGCTTTCGGTGACGATCGACGCGGGCGAACCAGAGGACCCCGCAGACCGCTTTACCAACCTCTGGGAGGGGATCTAA
- a CDS encoding DUF302 domain-containing protein — protein sequence MTLPIDPTQIDPDDIGEAQTTLEMDHEDAVEHVREVFTAAGFGVPVEFSPSEMLNEKVDADRDPYYVLGACNPAVADRALDATDNRLGALMPCNVVVWEEAPGRQRVYHVSIMRLARLVGMAPDDDVMADIVADTGEMVDEAFENL from the coding sequence ATGACGCTCCCTATCGACCCGACACAGATCGATCCCGACGACATCGGCGAGGCCCAGACGACGCTGGAGATGGACCACGAAGACGCCGTCGAACACGTCCGCGAGGTGTTCACGGCTGCGGGCTTCGGCGTTCCGGTCGAGTTCTCGCCGTCGGAGATGCTCAACGAGAAGGTCGACGCGGACCGGGACCCCTACTACGTCCTCGGTGCCTGCAACCCGGCCGTCGCGGATCGAGCGCTCGACGCGACCGACAACCGACTGGGCGCGCTCATGCCGTGCAACGTCGTCGTCTGGGAGGAAGCGCCCGGCCGACAGCGCGTCTACCACGTCTCGATCATGCGTCTCGCGCGCCTGGTCGGCATGGCTCCCGACGACGACGTGATGGCCGACATCGTCGCCGACACCGGGGAGATGGTCGACGAAGCCTTCGAGAACCTCTGA
- a CDS encoding class I SAM-dependent methyltransferase translates to MGFHTFDAARADKLEDAARRYRALSAEELLWALSLDGDDVIADLGSGTGFYTDDAAVIADTVYAVDVQSEMHDYYREKGVPDNVELVTSGVADLPLATDGLDAAFSTMTYHEFADEAALTEIARVLTDGGRLVVADWAASGSGDAGPPLDERFTASQATDALRDAGFTIEHEAVRPETFLVIATRQ, encoded by the coding sequence ATGGGATTTCACACTTTCGACGCCGCGCGGGCGGACAAGCTGGAGGACGCGGCCCGTCGGTACCGCGCTCTCTCTGCCGAGGAACTGCTCTGGGCGCTGTCGCTGGACGGCGACGACGTGATCGCAGACCTCGGCAGCGGGACCGGCTTCTACACCGACGACGCTGCCGTCATCGCCGACACGGTGTACGCCGTCGACGTACAGAGCGAGATGCACGACTACTACCGGGAGAAGGGTGTTCCAGACAACGTCGAACTGGTGACCAGCGGCGTCGCCGACCTCCCGCTGGCGACCGACGGTCTCGACGCGGCCTTCTCGACGATGACGTACCACGAATTCGCGGACGAGGCTGCCCTCACGGAGATCGCGCGGGTGCTGACCGACGGCGGGCGACTCGTCGTCGCCGACTGGGCGGCCAGTGGCAGCGGCGACGCCGGTCCGCCTCTCGACGAGCGCTTTACCGCGTCGCAGGCGACCGACGCACTCCGAGACGCCGGCTTCACCATCGAACACGAGGCCGTTCGCCCGGAGACGTTCCTCGTGATCGCCACGAGACAGTAG
- a CDS encoding DUF1328 domain-containing protein: MARTQAVFDTTAFAPLQFGGDLIGIAIAFLVLAEVAAVLGASGVAGLSMRIAKWIVIVFVVLAIVSLLL, encoded by the coding sequence GTGGCACGAACACAGGCCGTATTCGACACCACCGCGTTCGCTCCCCTCCAGTTCGGGGGCGACCTCATCGGTATCGCGATCGCCTTCCTCGTACTGGCGGAAGTCGCCGCCGTGCTCGGTGCGAGCGGTGTGGCTGGTCTCAGTATGCGCATCGCCAAGTGGATCGTCATCGTCTTCGTCGTCCTCGCGATTGTCTCGTTGCTCCTCTAG